A window of the Trichoderma asperellum chromosome 6, complete sequence genome harbors these coding sequences:
- the GPI10 gene encoding glycosylphosphatidylinositol anchor biosynthesis, variant 2 (TransMembrane:8 (o84-104i125-149o161-183i190-208o220-244i256-275o281-301i342-360o)~CAZy:GT22), with protein sequence MAGHQRAPSASFKSKPRLSPVPLRDIIILRLLNALYLATFFQPDEFFQALEPAWRLAFGPGSGAWLTWEWHNQLRSSLHPLLFSGAYMAADRLSAIFPPGNAIRSAAVIVSPRILQAIIAALGDWYTWHLASNVYGSDSNASFFALFMQLLNPWQWYCSTRTFSNSLETTLTVMALCYWPWQLVGVAPYSIKENSKPFNVLRGKLWRLRASLCLAALAVVLRPTNVLIWLTIVFVALTRVTLQGNSPLTFSTLLVLFREAILCGSLVVGLSILADRFYFGFWAFPPYNWLTFNISKSLAVFYGRNPWHYYILQGIPLLCTTSIPFVVPALFKPVSKTADQANVLRTLSNAVSSTIIALSLISHKEVRFIYPLLPILSVLAAPRAASFFTSVTRTSPPPSISSAAQISASQPSGTKSPAARRARLRNKPLLFTALGINIILAGYLSFLHQPAPLGVLSFLRQEYERIHPSAVHHAHLTRYANATTSADDTKKEDLFALFLMPCHSTPWRSHLVYPGLSAYALTCEPPLHTQPNTPERELYRDEADRFYDNPIPFLREELFAHENPVVPVPRYIVGFEGIEPWLGEFLNTPEGKQLGITQLTRVWAGFNGFFNEDWRRAGYMIVWDTGAYEGSVTMA encoded by the exons ATGGCCGGCCACCAACGCGCTCCTTCGGCCTCGTTCAAGAGCAAGCCGCGTCTCTCGCCCGTCCCACTGCGAGACATCATCATTTTGCGGCTGCTCAATGCCCTGTATCTGGCCACCTTTTTCCAGCCCGATGAGTTTTTCCAGGCGCTGGAGCCGGCTTGGCGCCTGGCCTTTGGGCCCGGAAGCGGCGCGTGGCTCACATGG GAATGGCACAACCAGCTGAGGTCGtctctccatcctcttctcttctcgggTGCATACATGGCTGCAGATCGTCTATCCGCCATCTTTCCTCCAGGAAATGCCATCCGCTCTGCCGCAGTCATTGTTTCTCCTAGGATCTTGCAAGCCATCATCGCTGCTCTAGGGGACTGGTACACCTGGCATCTTGCTTCGAATGTGTATGGCTCTGATAGTAACGCTTCCTTCTTTGCT ctcttcaTGCAACTTCTGAATCCCTGGCAATGGTATTGCTCTACAAGGACGTTTTCCAACTCTCTCGAGACAACCCTTACAGTCATGGCCCTCTGCTACTGGCCTTGGCAGCTCGTTGGTGTTGCCCCCTATTCCATCAAGGAGAATTCCAAGCCTTTCAACGTCCTGCGCGGCAAACTCTGGCGCCTCCGAGCTTCGCTATGTCTTGCTGCCTTGGCCGTCGTTTTACGGCCCACCAATGTTCTTATTTGGCTAACCATCGTCTTTGTGGCTCTGACGAGAGTAACCCTTCAAGGGAACTCGCCCTTGACCTTCTCTACCCTCTTGGTTCTATTCAGAGAAGCAATTCTATGCGGGTCTCTGGTGGTGGGCTTGTCCATTCTCGCTGACCGATTCTATTTTGGATTCTGGGCCTTCCCGCCTTACAACTGGCTCACTTTCAACATCTCCAAATCACTTGCTGTCTTTTACGGTCGCAACCCTTGGCACTACTACATCCTTCAAGGCATACCTCTGCTTTGCACCACAAGCATCCCTTTTGTCGTGCCAGCACTATTCAAACCTGTATCTAAGACAGCTGATCAGGCCAACGTACTTCGGACGCTCTCCAACGCCGTTTCAAGCACCATTATTGCTCTTTCACTCATCTCTCACAAAGAAGTTCGCTTCATTTATCCTCTCCTTCCAATCCTTAGCGTCCTTGCCGCCCCACGGGCCGCGTCCTTCTTCACTTCAGTCACACGAACAAGTCCTCCTCCCTCTATTTCCTCCGCAGCTCAAATATCTGCATCTCAGCCCTCCGGAACAAAGTCACCAGCTGCTCGCCGTGCTCGCCTCCGCAAcaagcctcttctctttaccGCCTTGGGGATCAACATTATCCTTGCCGGCTATCTCTCTTTCCTGCACCAACCAGCACCCCTTGGCGTCCTCTCATTCCTCCGACAAGAATATGAACGTATTCATCCCTCTGCTGTTCATCACGCTCATCTAACCCGCTACGCCAATGCCACGACATCTGCTGACGATACTAAGAAAGAAGATCTCTTCGCTCTTTTCCTGATGCCGTGCCACTCCACCCCTTGGCGCTCACATCTCGTCTATCCAGGGCTATCCGCCTATGCGCTCACCTGCGAGCCCCCACTCCATACCCAGCCAAACACTCCGGAACGCGAATTGTACCGCGACGAAGCAGATCGCTTCTACGACAATCCTATCCCATTCTTACGCGAGGAACTCTTTGCCCATGAAAACCCCGTCGTGCCTGTCCCCCGGTACATTGTCGGATTTGAAGGCATAGAGCCTTGGCTAGGCGAGTTTTTGAATACTCCTGAGGGCAAACAACTAGGTATAACACAGTTAACCCGCGTATGGGCGGGCTTCAATGGATTTTTTAATGAAGATTGGAGGAGAGCGGGGTATATGATTGTTTGGGATACGGGGGCGTACGAGGGATCCGTCACAATGGCCTAA
- the GPI10 gene encoding glycosylphosphatidylinositol anchor biosynthesis (TransMembrane:9 (i21-41o171-191i212-236o248-270i277-295o307-331i343-362o368-388i429-447o)~CAZy:GT22) — MAADRLSAIFPPGNAIRSAAVIVSPRILQAIIAALGDWYTWHLASNVYGSDSNASFFALFMQLLNPWQWYCSTRTFSNSLETTLTVMALCYWPWQLVGVAPYSIKENSKPFNVLRGKLWRLRASLCLAALAVVLRPTNVLIWLTIVFVALTRVTLQGNSPLTFSTLLVLFREAILCGSLVVGLSILADRFYFGFWAFPPYNWLTFNISKSLAVFYGRNPWHYYILQGIPLLCTTSIPFVVPALFKPVSKTADQANVLRTLSNAVSSTIIALSLISHKEVRFIYPLLPILSVLAAPRAASFFTSVTRTSPPPSISSAAQISASQPSGTKSPAARRARLRNKPLLFTALGINIILAGYLSFLHQPAPLGVLSFLRQEYERIHPSAVHHAHLTRYANATTSADDTKKEDLFALFLMPCHSTPWRSHLVYPGLSAYALTCEPPLHTQPNTPERELYRDEADRFYDNPIPFLREELFAHENPVVPVPRYIVGFEGIEPWLGEFLNTPEGKQLGITQLTRVWAGFNGFFNEDWRRAGYMIVWDTGAYEGSVTMA; from the exons ATGGCTGCAGATCGTCTATCCGCCATCTTTCCTCCAGGAAATGCCATCCGCTCTGCCGCAGTCATTGTTTCTCCTAGGATCTTGCAAGCCATCATCGCTGCTCTAGGGGACTGGTACACCTGGCATCTTGCTTCGAATGTGTATGGCTCTGATAGTAACGCTTCCTTCTTTGCT ctcttcaTGCAACTTCTGAATCCCTGGCAATGGTATTGCTCTACAAGGACGTTTTCCAACTCTCTCGAGACAACCCTTACAGTCATGGCCCTCTGCTACTGGCCTTGGCAGCTCGTTGGTGTTGCCCCCTATTCCATCAAGGAGAATTCCAAGCCTTTCAACGTCCTGCGCGGCAAACTCTGGCGCCTCCGAGCTTCGCTATGTCTTGCTGCCTTGGCCGTCGTTTTACGGCCCACCAATGTTCTTATTTGGCTAACCATCGTCTTTGTGGCTCTGACGAGAGTAACCCTTCAAGGGAACTCGCCCTTGACCTTCTCTACCCTCTTGGTTCTATTCAGAGAAGCAATTCTATGCGGGTCTCTGGTGGTGGGCTTGTCCATTCTCGCTGACCGATTCTATTTTGGATTCTGGGCCTTCCCGCCTTACAACTGGCTCACTTTCAACATCTCCAAATCACTTGCTGTCTTTTACGGTCGCAACCCTTGGCACTACTACATCCTTCAAGGCATACCTCTGCTTTGCACCACAAGCATCCCTTTTGTCGTGCCAGCACTATTCAAACCTGTATCTAAGACAGCTGATCAGGCCAACGTACTTCGGACGCTCTCCAACGCCGTTTCAAGCACCATTATTGCTCTTTCACTCATCTCTCACAAAGAAGTTCGCTTCATTTATCCTCTCCTTCCAATCCTTAGCGTCCTTGCCGCCCCACGGGCCGCGTCCTTCTTCACTTCAGTCACACGAACAAGTCCTCCTCCCTCTATTTCCTCCGCAGCTCAAATATCTGCATCTCAGCCCTCCGGAACAAAGTCACCAGCTGCTCGCCGTGCTCGCCTCCGCAAcaagcctcttctctttaccGCCTTGGGGATCAACATTATCCTTGCCGGCTATCTCTCTTTCCTGCACCAACCAGCACCCCTTGGCGTCCTCTCATTCCTCCGACAAGAATATGAACGTATTCATCCCTCTGCTGTTCATCACGCTCATCTAACCCGCTACGCCAATGCCACGACATCTGCTGACGATACTAAGAAAGAAGATCTCTTCGCTCTTTTCCTGATGCCGTGCCACTCCACCCCTTGGCGCTCACATCTCGTCTATCCAGGGCTATCCGCCTATGCGCTCACCTGCGAGCCCCCACTCCATACCCAGCCAAACACTCCGGAACGCGAATTGTACCGCGACGAAGCAGATCGCTTCTACGACAATCCTATCCCATTCTTACGCGAGGAACTCTTTGCCCATGAAAACCCCGTCGTGCCTGTCCCCCGGTACATTGTCGGATTTGAAGGCATAGAGCCTTGGCTAGGCGAGTTTTTGAATACTCCTGAGGGCAAACAACTAGGTATAACACAGTTAACCCGCGTATGGGCGGGCTTCAATGGATTTTTTAATGAAGATTGGAGGAGAGCGGGGTATATGATTGTTTGGGATACGGGGGCGTACGAGGGATCCGTCACAATGGCCTAA